Proteins from one Mixophyes fleayi isolate aMixFle1 chromosome 9, aMixFle1.hap1, whole genome shotgun sequence genomic window:
- the CAPNS1 gene encoding calpain small subunit 1, with the protein MFLINRYGGGGGGGGGFGGFNAGGIFGGIMNAIGDAASNYNPQPPPARSHVANIEANESEENRQFRRLFSQLAGEDMEVSPTELMGILNKVIARHQDLKTDGFSIESCRSMVAVMDSDSTGKLGFEEFKYLWNNIKKWQASYKRYDADRSGTIGRNELPPAFQAAGFQLNGELYQMIIRRYSDENGEMDFDNYICCLVRLDAMFRAFKALDKDGDGNIKVTIQEWLQLTMYS; encoded by the exons ATGTTCCTTATAAATCGATATGGTGGTGGAGGTGGTGGCGGCGGCGGCTTCGGTGGTTTCAATGCCGGAGGAATCTTTGGAGGAATTATGAATGCTATCGG CGATGCTGCTTCAAATTACAACCCACAACCTCCG cCCGCAAGGAGTCATGTTGCGAACATTGAAGCAAATGAAAGTGAGGAGAATCGACAGTTCCGTCGTCTCTTTAGCCAGCTGGCAGGAGAA GACATGGAAGTCAGTCCGACTGAGCTGATGGGAATTCTCAATAAAGTCATTGCTAGAC ACCAGGACCTGAAGACGGACGGCTTCAGCATTGAATCATGTCGCAGTATGGTGGCAGTGATGGAT AGTGACAGTACCGGCAAATTGGGCTTTGAGGAATTTAAGTACTTGTGGAATAACATCAAGAAGTGGCAG gCTTCATACAAGAGATATGACGCTGACCGCTCAGGGACAATAGGACGCAATGAGCTGCCTCCGGCTTTTCAAGCAGCCG GATTTCAACTAAACGGGGAGCTGTACCAGATGATCATCCGTCGTTACTCTGACGAGAACGGAGAAATGGACTTTGATAACTATATCTGCTGTCTGGTCCGGCTGGACGCCATGTTCC GCGCTTTTAAAGCTTTGGATAAGGACGGAGATGGAAATATAAAAGTTACAATCCAAGAG TGGCTGCAGCTGACTATGTATTCCTGA